The Toxorhynchites rutilus septentrionalis strain SRP chromosome 3, ASM2978413v1, whole genome shotgun sequence genome includes a region encoding these proteins:
- the LOC129775566 gene encoding TBC1 domain family member 23, whose amino-acid sequence MEDHEWLIELESALLDDCTVDDIYAICQGKSIPEALRPDVWQVCLNVRNSMDQLAQFNEIFDLPFQNQLRQDCHSFVDKLGNDEEDKVAVVADLESILTFYCKNRNLVYESNNGWIELLLPLLSLKLIRSDTYNLFEAIRDTYIPKGGFKNGNVFHIFRLLMQYHDPELCSILDTKRVTPDTYTLSWFQTLFASTCTLEVTLSMWDLYLQQSDPFLVFFLGLIVLINERDQIIEMKSASKEVLTNFLVHMPCNIDAEDVLDFCSLAQYYSMKTPASFKREFLKLLFGTQSSSPLENVLSQALCLPISVDELVENASLDSSHPDGVKFFLVDCRPAEQYNAGHLCTAFHLDSNLMLQEPVAFQTAVQGLLRSQRNAIEANSNAGGEHLCFLGSGRLEEDQYTHMVVASFLQKSTKFVSLLTGGYEAIHEYFGNNMIDCLEDHDPYKCLVCAKNELEYGPRNNNSNHGSLNRAANRRNNNITAQGPERKSTIDLFSKLSSVMKSKSAEVKGKLIDYISNPNQSVPAADRHVSRNERVGKRYRDVAPVFSIGEDQDDECLSPFSDASVSQNAANLDISDEFVSIQEYLKNPDIIRYFKCQEVHLNGYMYDSYLLVTPSHIIVLRELERKDTARVIVRRVLESIVKITAKKRHRDLITFKYGYPEEDNLVVTDMDRFLIPNASEATALISKHIMKQI is encoded by the coding sequence CTCAGTTCAACGAGATCTTTGATTTGCCGTTTCAAAACCAGCTCCGCCAGGATTGTCACAGTTTTGTCGATAAACTGGGAAACGATGAAGAGGATAAAGTTGCAGTGGTAGCAGATTTGGAGTCGATTCTGACATTCTACTGTAAGAATAGAAACCTGGTTTATGAATCGAACAATGGATGGATTGAGCTGCTGCTGCCGCTCTTATCGCTGAAATTGATTCGCTCCGATACTTACAATCTTTTCGAGGCGATCCGCGACACTTACATTCCGAAGGGAGGCTTCAAAAATGGGAatgttttccacatttttaggCTGTTGATGCAGTACCACGATCCGGAGCTTTGTTCGATACTAGACACGAAACGGGTAACTCCGGACACGTACACTCTGAGTTGGTTTCAGACTTTGTTCGCTTCTACATGTACTCTGGAAGTGACATTGTCCATGTGGGATCTATACCTGCAACAGTCGGATCCATTCTTGGTGTTTTTCTTGGGTCTGATAGTGTTGATTAATGAGAGAGATCAGATCATCGAAATGAAGAGTGCTTCCAAAGAGGTACTTACCAACTTTCTAGTCCATATGCCGTGTAATATCGACGCAGAAGATGTGTTGGACTTTTGCTCGCTGGCGCAGTACTATTCGATGAAGACCCCAGCTTCATTCAAGCGTGAATTTCTGAAACTGCTCTTCGGAACCCAGAGCAGCAGTCCTTTGGAGAACGTTTTATCACAAGCGCTTTGTCTACCGATTTCTGTGGATGAACTTGTCGAGAATGCCTCTCTCGATAGCAGCCACCCGGATGGAGTAAAATTCTTCCTAGTTGACTGTCGACCAGCTGAACAGTATAACGCTGGTCATCTGTGCACGGCGTTCCACTTGGATAGCAATCTAATGCTTCAGGAACCAGTGGCATTCCAAACTGCGGTACAGGGTCTTTTGAGGTCCCAAAGGAATGCGATCGAAGCAAACTCGAATGCTGGCGGCGAACACTTATGTTTCCTTGGTTCTGGTCGGCTGGAGGAGGATCAGTACACCCACATGGTTGTGGCATCATTTCTACAGAAGAGTACAAAATTCGTTTCACTGCTCACTGGAGGGTACGAGGCAATTCAcgaatattttggaaataataTGATCGATTGCCTGGAAGACCATGATCCTTACAAGTGTTTGGTTTGTGCTAAAAATGAGCTCGAGTATGGTCCacgcaacaacaacagcaatcaTGGAAGTCTAAACCGTGCAGCGAATCGTCGAAACAACAATATTACTGCGCAAGGGCCTGAACGAAAATCTACCATTGATCTGTTCAGCAAGCTATCATCGGTGATGAAATCAAAATCTGCCGAGGTTAAAGGAAAACTTATCGATTACATCTCCAACCCGAACCAATCAGTTCCAGCAGCGGACAGACACGTATCGAGAAATGAACGCGTCGGGAAGCGATATCGTGACGTTGCTCCAGTATTCAGTATTGGCGAAGATCAGGACGACGAATGTCTGTCTCCGTTCAGTGATGCCTCGGTGTCCCAAAATGCGGCCAACCTGGACATTTCAGACGAATTTGTCTCGATCCAGGAATATCTTAAGAATCCGGACATAATTCGTTACTTCAAGTGCCAAGAAGTTCATCTAAACGGTTACATGTACGACAGTTACCTGTTGGTCACCCCATCCCATATAATTGTGCTGCGGGAGCTCGAGCGCAAGGACACCGCTCGGGTCATCGTTCGTCGCGTGCTGGAAAGTATTGTTAAGATAACCGCCAAAAAGCGCCACAGAGATTTGATCACCTTCAAGTACGGTTACCCGGAGGAAGACAACCTGGTGGTCACCGACATGGATCGATTCCTCATCCCTAACGCCAGCGAAGCAACAGCACTGATATCAAAGCATATCATGAAGCAAATCTAA